GGTATATTTGATTTGTGGACTGGCATTGACAACTGAGTGTAAGCCTTTGGCAACTCTATGAAGCTATCATCTTCTAGTACTGccacctccagctctggcaCAATGTAGCTGCTGACCACCTTCTCCTGTCCCATGGTCCTGAGAAGAATGTTGGCTCTCTTCCCAGACAAATTGAGTTTCTGCATCAGACTCTCAgtacaaaacactgcagtactTCCCTGGTCCAGAAAAGCATATGTTAGAATAATTCTATTGCCCTTCTTCGTCTTAACTTGAATTGGCACAATAGGAAGCTTACAATTCATCTCACCAGCCCCTGTAAGCCCACTGGAAACCAAGGTGCCGTCCACCGTAATTTGGACACCTCTCTCAGCAGGTTCTACAGTTGCAAAACTGTCCTTATGGAGCACAGTTGGGTGTTTTTGGCCACACCTTGAGCAGGAAACTTTCCTTTGGCAATTTTTGCTGACGTGCCCCACACACAGGCAGCGAAAACAAGCACCGTTTTCCTTCAGGAAGTCAATTTTCTCCTTGTGTGCCATTTTTTCCAGCCGTGCACACACATCCAATGTGTGTCCTccagtgcagcagagacagatctTTTTGGCTGGTGATTTTATATCCGTAGCGTTGCTCACATGTTGGGCTGTTCTCTCCACACGATTTACTGTGGTTGCGAAGCTGGTTCCTCTGATGCTGGAGCGagggtgaggtgtgtgtttcatttgtttggttgGTATAGCAGAGTCCTGAATGTTTCCAAACACAGGGTCAGTCACAATTCTTACTTGTTTTTCAACAAAGTTGGCAATGTCCATAAACCTTGCTCTTCTGTCAAACCTTTCCTGCAGGTCACATACGTGGCACCTCCAGCGGTCTCTGAGTTTGTATGGCAgttttttgattatttccaaCATATTTGTCGGTGTGTCTAGATCATTTAAATACTGCACATCCTCCATAGCGTTGCAGCATCCACGCAGAAAGAGGCCATACTCCTGGAGGGCGTTCACATCATCTGTTTTAATAATGGGCCATAACAAAGCTCTCTCCATGTATGCTGCTGCCACCCTTTGCTCATTGCCATAGTGCTCTTTCAATAGAGCCTTCGCCTTCACATATCCTCTGTCTGAATCAATGTACTGACAGCTCCTCACCAGCTCTTTTGCACGTCCTTTGGTGTACTGTTCAAGGAAGTAGAGTCTGTCACAGTTGCTGTTGGTGTTTCGCTCAACTCCATTTTCAAAAGCTTTGATAAAAGAATGGTATTTAAGTGGATTACCATCAAACATGGGAATTTCTCTTTTAGGGAGTGCTGAGAGGCATTGTTGTTGCAATAAGAGTGTTGTAATTTCGTtttgtttcctcattatgtCCAGCACACTGTCATTTTGTGATGTGCCAGTTTGTGTAACATTGGTCACAGGATTTTCAGGAGCCATTAGGTAACGTTGGAGCGTATAAGAAGGACCTGGGGGATGTTTTATGTCAGGTGAGTGAGCGACTTTAGACTTCACAGCTGTCTGTATAGTTTCAACTGCATTAGGCTTTACTTTATCAGGCAATGATGGGAAAAATTCAGTGGCATTGACATTAAGTTGTTTTCTTGAGTGTGAATTTTCATAATATGAATTCATCCCATCTGTAACCTTTGGCCTTGATTTACTGATAATACTTCTTTGTGATTTTATAACACTTAATTTTGCCATTTCCTCTGTAATTTCATTCTCCAGTAAAAGCTGTTCTCTTCTCTTGCGTAGCTGTAATTCTTCTTCATCCAATGCGTGTTTCTCAATTAATGCCTTTCGTTTTGCTGTCAAAATTGCaagatttgtttctgtttttaagcgAGCAGATGAGCTTGAAGATGAGGAATAGTGTGAGCGTGATCTCTTTGTTGCATTTGAGATGCTGTCACAGGGCaaaagttcatcctgagggtCTTGCACAGTAGACACAGGCACTGGAGGGTCAGCTGCAGGGACTTGCACTACCTGGTTCATTTCCTTTGATGGTTGCTCAGAAGTATTTGTCTGAAGTTGTAACTTATCTGAGTTTTCATGCaaattttcctgtttccatttttccactTGTTCCTTGAATGCATCACTGTATTCCATAATGCTGCAAAAccagtcattgtgttttttatgttcatcATCAGGTAGTAGTGGCAGTAATTCATTATGCAGGTCAGTGGCCTTTTTACACAGTGCATTCATGTTGTTCAGATGTGAAAGAATTTCAGTCACGTCTTCTTTTGATTTCATGTGCGCCTTTATTTGCGGAATAAGCGCTTTGATTTTATTAACGGCACTTTTGCGCTCATGCTGCAGCCGGTcgattttattttccaaagctTTAGGCgtcattttaatgtctcttttttccttttccatgttcgaacattcagcagcagcgtttatttgactcatttccattaaattgtattttgaatTAAACAAGACAGTCACAATTCATCAAAAGCGCATCCAGATTCCGTCCGTAGACATTGCCTTTAAGTTCATTGACAGAACATCCACTTAATACATTGTCTTCATTTGATTCAATGCATTCCAATTGTAGCAGATTCCTCAATCCACGAACATACAGGTTCAAACATACCTGTTCCTAGGTGTATAGATGACGTAGCGTGGCACTTAGCTGTGGCTCCTTTGTTCTCGGCTAGTCGTTGTGCGCACGACTTGGTTCTTTGATGCATCtggatgtttttcattaaacgccttttttgttgacaaaatgtAGCGGCTATAATTCTATAAGCCGCTGAGAGTATGAGGTTGGGTCCTCAGGTTCATAGTTCTGTGACGCGCCAGGAGGGTATGAAGCAAGATACGCTGAGATCCAAAATacttttgttgcatttattgCGTAAAAGGAGTACAGAGCTATCACAGCGTAGCGAGGatggatgtatgaaaaaaaatgataataacagattaaacagatacaaaagtgagattaatggataaatgggTAAAGTTTAGCGTTTGCGGTCAACAAAAATTATGGCTACTACCCAACCCTGACTCTCTCATTCATCTGATCACCTGGTAAGTGcacacctttatacacacacctactcccacctgaaccactccctctgcctcacacacacacacccacacacactgtgctcctcCTCGGTTACCTATGTCTcctataatacacacacatgcacatgcactgAATGGGATAATATTCAGTATCAGAAAGCTGATATGAAATGTTTAAGAAGGATATTAGGTGGAGCTCAGCCTTCACTGACATCAAATCCCAGATAGTGGAATGTTTCTGCCCAAACTAAAACCCCATTAATGTTGTTGAGTTTAGGCTTCCCTCCAGCCATGTTAGATCAACCATAATAAGTTGCGAGTTTATGGACCTTTGCTCCCTAAATGTCTACCATGTTGCTAATTGCGTACATCTGTGGctggtgttttgatgttttgtctcAACGTGCAGCTGTCCGTTCTGTTTCCAACAGCCTCTGGCTAAAAGTGGCATGGCCCTCCGTTATCTGTGTCCAGAGCCTTTAATAGCAGCCATGCATGTGGTTTGCGATTCAGCAGGAGGGCTTTGCTTTTTTCCCGAAGTTCAACTTACACGcatgtacaaaaaaatacacatggcCAACAATGAAACAAACGTGCATTTTATTTGCTAGCCCCACAGCCCAACTAAATCAAAAATTAaccaaatatatatttacacactcaTTTTCTCTTATCATCTATTGTGATCATGTCAAACTGGAACCTACTACACTGAGCAAACCTCTCATTGTTATCCATTGTTGAGTCCTAAAAACCCATAACTACCAATAAGGTGAGATTACAGTATTTCAAACCAGTTGCTAATACAAACCAATTTAAGTATAGTTAAGAAAGTTAGTTAGACATTAGAGACTGTTTCATCACATTCTCAGATGCTTTTAAACTTGTTTGACAAAAATATGATCTTAAGGACTTTACAAACATTTTGTACCTTTGTCACACGCTTCAGATCGCTGGATGAAGACACAGCCTTTCTAATGGTGCTGCTGCCATTTATTAAGATGCGAAATGTCACTGCTATTAAGTTAAAAGGTTAACAGGACTCccaccaaccacacacacacactcacacaccactgTGTAAACCATCAATTATCATTCCTCTCAGCTAAACCCTGCTAAGTTGTTCTTGCTTTTATTCGGTGGCACTGTGTATGCTTCTTCTGTTTGGTGCTTATTTGTCCACATACTAACTTCCTGTGCACCATtctattttgttgttgtatgttttgttATACACCATTTTGATTATGATTTGGCACattgacactgtgtgtgtggaaaacagTTTTTAAGTCTTAAAGGAAATGGatttaaacagtttatttaactGTGCTCTCATGAAAGTTTTGTGACAAGGTCTTGACTTTGCTTCCATCAGATAGCAGCTGTCCATACTACTGTACGGTGTCTCGCAGTGCCATCAGAGGAGGGATCAGCACAAATGTGTGCTATGTGTACGCCAGTGAAACCCGATCTTGAGTAATTGTCAGGATAAGGCAAGGGATTGACCTCTGCCATGAACCATATTttctgaaacaacacacacttgagCTAGCTTTGAAACAGCCTCTGCTCCAGGACTGGAATGGACCGTGAGGAAGCTAGTCATCAACTTTTTAGTGTAACTAAACAAAGCCTGTGGTAATTTCATTCGCTCACTCTTACATTCTTAGTGAGCAGATAACTGGTGCCCTCTGCTCTGCCAGACACCGTCCCTCTGCTGGCCATGACATCACATGCCAACAATGTGAGACATGAGTTCATCTGGACGGGACCGGGATGTTCCCCACTCGCTCATAAAGCAGGGCTTGTTTCGTATTTTAAGCTCTGTTTTTCATTCACCTCTAATAGAATCAACTCTCCCCtttctattcatttattaaaacgCTTCGTAAATCAACTCAAAGTGTTGTGCTGTCTTTAGACTGCTGGACCTCAAAGCCAGTGTGGTCATTGTTATTGTAAGCAAGCATCCAAGACCATTATGTGTATTCATGACTGATTTGTGGAAAATGTTACATATTCATGTGGTATGtcataactgatttttttttttattattattattcacaacTCTTGTCACTCAGTTCAAATAACCCAACACACAACATCTCTCCCCCCAATGTCTTTACATCCCCCCATCCATCTAGacatggtgtgtttgtgtctttggtGTTGTGACAGCTCGGATCCTGCAGCATTCAGCTCACATTCCTCTCATCCCTGATCCCCCAGCGGTCGACCCCACCTCTCCCAATCACTGCCCCAGTGTGAGGGAATCAGACAGATGCAGGATCTGGCAGATGGTAGGCAAGTCCGTGGTCAAATGACATCGACGTCATGCATACTGTACAGACTCCCAACAATTAGCACTTAACGGCAGCCATGAATGAATTGATTCTCATCAGGAATTCTGTCTGCTCGGGCCAGAGAAGTCAGGAATCTGGTTCAGAAAACTGTTGCCTTCAGTGTGGAGCTGCAGGGTAATTGAATTTTGGATCAAAGACATTCATGTCTTTCAAAAAGGTCTAGAGGGCTGCTCAGTTTTTAGTAATAACAGAAACGCTTCCGGCTTTGACCTCTTTTGCCCCCTTCCAACTCAACCCCCTACCCCCCTCCTTCTGCCCTCAACCTGAAATCCCTGCTCAAGTCGTCGCGGCTGCTTGGTCTGATGGCGAGCAACGGAATGAAAAATTGttgtgggaaaagaaaaaaatctgggACTTCTTAACATGTAACTTCATTCCTCTTGCACATTAGAAGAGCACACTTCTTACAATGATAGAttaatggggaaaaaagcattttatttttacaacattGGTTAAAAGGGCTGTAACAGACAACACAAGGTTTTGAAACAAgctgaataatgaaaaaatgtctcatCAGATATCCCATATTAGGCCACATTGTTAAGTGCAGATTAGATGGTTGATGAAATTAATCAGTAACTAAATTTAAGTTactctaaaaacacaaaacctttGCTATATATACCTGGACCTCATTCATTCACCCAATCATGAGATTCTTCAGACAAGTTGTGGCTATTGAGAATCAGTTTGAGGAGCCTCTCCCAACCCTACCTCTTATGAAGCTGATTGAAGATGAAAAGGTCTGAGTTCACTGCACAGAACTCAgctgaatatatatttatggtgTGATTGTATAATATGTTGGATGGATGCTGTGAGACGCTCATGTTTAATGCCTGTAATAACCGGTGAAAGTGTGCCCCCTTGTGTTTCaaatatttgatatatatttcAAAGATTTTGAGTTGAGTTGTGATACATAAAGAAAATGCTGCTACTTTTGTCAATAAAGaatactttatttttacagttacacaaacatatttaatgtattCCATTCGTTCagaattttcttttgttaaatcacatgaaaaatttaaataaaccatttattcgTGTAATTTTAATACCATTTGCCAGTCATTTTGAAAGggaaaaattttaaatttattgGGGAAAAACttaaagaaagcaaaaaaaacaaacattttttacagtgtgtttaaatAGGCCAATTGTTTTCagtatttacttttctttctaaTAAATTCTTATGCAGCATTTCATTCTTGActctaaaatataaaatatcccCGACTATAGTGCATCAACAGTCAATTGTTTCTTCTAATAGCCTGCTGTccataaattacaaaataatactaataataaagaATTAAAAGAACTTCAAACTTATTTAAAGCCTTTTCAATACTATTAACACTAGAGTCTATCAGTGTTGGGGTCTAACAAAGCTGCATGGAAACTAAATTCTTTACAAAATTGGCTTGATTATTGGCTCCAGTCTGTCATAAAATAGTCTTTTGACCAATAAGATATTGAAGAAACATGGACATAATCCCCCGTGGCCGTATTACTGTAACATGttctttatgtaaataaatgagtaaataaatgagtgagATCGTGTGGTCAGTTATAGTTGACGAATGTATGTCAACATAgaacagtggttacataaccttaGAAAATTTGAAATTTACATGTCATAGGTGCAACTCCTGTACTTACTACACCCCTGTGCATATGCCGAGTACATTTTGATAAAAATCACTTCCTCCTTCCAGATTTACTTAAGCGTCCAATAGTGGAGGAGAACTGTAAGGCCGACCTCtcacacagtgagagaggagtgtctgtttctgtgtcttcttcCACTGACGAAGCAGAGGTTGAGTTACAATGTTCTAGTGATATATCACTTGTGCGTCTATTATGGAGATGTGGGGAAGTCTGTGGAGAGGCTGAGCATGAATTAGACCCATTAGCATGTCCTTCCTTGTTCTCCTTTCTAAGTCCCTCCAGGTGGGCCTGGAACGTAGAGGTCTGTTGTTCCAGGGAGAGGAAACCCTCCTGCACCTTGTCAAACTGCGAGGAGAGACAAGTCTTTAGTCCTGCTGTGTTTCTAAACCTATGAACAACATTTGACTGTTTGTCTAAGGGGCAGAATTCAGTGTACCTGCTCAATGTTGGACTGAAGCAACAGCTCTGGCCAGACTGACTCAATGCTGCTGCTCACACTGTTGCTTATGTGAGTGTGACTCCAGGTTAACTCCTGTGAAACAAGGCAAAGGAGATTCCTGAGTGAAGACAGCGGGGAATATCAGAGGTGGATTTTTATTACATGAGGAAAACTTTACCTGCAGTAGTTGTGTGCTGTTCTTCAGATAAGTCTGGCAGCACTGAAGTCTGTTCCTATAGTGACCCAGGACTGCAAACAAGTTCTTTGCCAAACACATGACAGTGTTACAATTAACACCCAATGGCAGTGACAAGgcaaatgttaatgtaaatcACCGAGATTGATGgttgttaaaagaaacaaactcaGGAGAAAATCACAAAACTTAACTTCGGAAAAcaagtataaaatataaatgtaatataaaaacaacattaccAACATTATAATACCGTCGCCAGAGAAATGCCGACAGACCTTCACACCTGCTTACCTCTGCGTCTGTGCAGGCTGCAGCCAGGTCTCCGTGGCCTTGACTCCCCTCTTTGGTTAGCGTGACCCCGGTGTGGAGCTCCTCCAGCCGAGCCCAGAGGCCATCTAGGCCCTCCAGCATGTCCTTCACTCTGGCCTCGAAATCCCCCTGCACCTTGACAAGAGCACGCAGCGACCTCATCCTATCAGAGGAGTGTATGATGTTAATCCAACagaactaaacaaaaaaaaagcagatggCATGTACACTAGATAATGAATCTTACCTCTGCTGTAAGAATGTGCAGATGAGCTTCACTTTCTCTATCAGTGTGGAGTCTTGGTCCACCTCCTGCAGAGTCACCTCTGATCCAGTATCAGCCTCCTCAAGTGTGAGAGACACTgactacaataaaaaaaaaaaggaagaaagaaagaaatgactgGGGGCTGAGTTTAGTGTTGTGGGTTTGTTTGGTTTAAACTATTTCTGCAAAATGTATGCATCGAAATTAAGACAGTGCAGGAATCTACTTGTTGCATTTTATATCCATTCTACACTGACACATCTAAAAGACATATTTTCATATagattaaaatgtcaaaacacaaaaacaatattgatTCTGcagatgacatttaaaaatccattaaaataaatatttgtggaacaaaaaaaaaaaggaaaccaaaaCACGAAATAATAAACCCCAAGACAGGAGAGTTGTAACAACACCAGGATTAGGAGGAGGAATATGATTTAAACCAGACAAAAGGTCTGTAGCTAGTGGCATTTTGGGGCTGTAATCGTCATACCCACTTgccactttgtgtttttttccctcttttctccctctatTTCTCTCATTAAGTCAAAACAATAAGTCGAAATATGAATCTTTAACAAAAGGCTGTCAGATGTCATGTTAtgtagtgttta
The Seriola aureovittata isolate HTS-2021-v1 ecotype China chromosome 4, ASM2101889v1, whole genome shotgun sequence genome window above contains:
- the si:ch211-151h10.2 gene encoding uncharacterized protein si:ch211-151h10.2, translating into MPRLTVFHTKGQGGTGQGGGEDRDCKWMEEVKEDGEGEPAERSGKLLSSNQTPADGQPQLTFWSQALRTLRPWKGWCSFAPVGVVWLLHQVEAPLHPSVLLVDVCWRLLLVCSLWMVLGGCVYALKYCLRPGQKQVEPPQTIQKEVVAENMNSHVSWVSQSRSLALQLPLALALANSLLLCVLQEPLPDPSVPHIQALLSRLESVSLTLEEADTGSEVTLQEVDQDSTLIEKVKLICTFLQQRMRSLRALVKVQGDFEARVKDMLEGLDGLWARLEELHTGVTLTKEGSQGHGDLAAACTDAENLFAVLGHYRNRLQCCQTYLKNSTQLLQELTWSHTHISNSVSSSIESVWPELLLQSNIEQFDKVQEGFLSLEQQTSTFQAHLEGLRKENKEGHANGSNSCSASPQTSPHLHNRRTSDISLEHCNSTSASSVEEDTETDTPLSLCERSALQFSSTIGRLSKSGRRK